A window of Bos taurus isolate L1 Dominette 01449 registration number 42190680 breed Hereford chromosome 19, ARS-UCD2.0, whole genome shotgun sequence contains these coding sequences:
- the ZNF207 gene encoding BUB3-interacting and GLEBS motif-containing protein ZNF207, whose translation MGRKKKKQLKPWCWYCNRDFDDEKILIQHQKAKHFKCHICHKKLYTGPGLAIHCMQVHKETIDAVPNAIPGRTDIELEIYGMEGIPEKDMDERRRLLEQKTQAESQKKKQQDDSDEYDDDDSAASTSFQPQPVQPQQGYIPPMAQPGLPPVPGAPGMPPGIPPLMPGVPPLMPGMPPVMPGMPPGLHHQRKYTQSFCGENIMMPMGGMMPPGPGIPPLMPGMPPGMPPPVPRPGIPPMTQAQAVSAPGILNRPPAPTATVPAPQPPVTKPLFPSAGQAQAAVQGPVGTDFKPLNSTPATTTEPPKPTFPAYTQSTASTTSTTNSTAAKPAASITSKPATLTTTSATSKLIHPDEDISLEERRAQLPKYQRNLPRPGQAPMGNPPVGPIGGMMPPQPGIPQQQGMRPPLTKVGLLDLRWE comes from the exons ATGGGTCGCAAGAAGAAGAAGCAGTTGAAGCCGTGGTGCTG GTATTGTAATAGAGATTTTGATGATGAGAAGATCCTTATACAGCACCAAAAAGCAAAGCATTTTAAATGCCATATATGTCATAAGAAATTGTATACAGGACCTGGCTTAGCTATTCATTGCATGCAG gtGCATAAAGAGACAATAGATGCAGTACCAAATGCAATACCTGGGAGAACAGACATAGAGTTGGAAATATACGGTATGGAAGGTATTCCGGAAAAAGATATGGATGAAAGAAGACGACTTCTTGAACAAAAAACACAAG CAGAGAGtcaaaaaaagaagcagcaagATGATTCTGATGAGTATGATGATGATGACTCTGCGGCTTCGACTTCATTTCAACCACAGCCTGTTCAGCCTCAGCAAGGTTATATCCCCCCAATGGCACAACCAGGACTACCACCGGTTCCAGGAGCACCAGGAATGCCTCCAG GCATACCTCCATTAATGCCAGGTGTTCCTCCTCTGATGCCAGGAATGCCACCAGTTATGCCAGGAATGCCACCTGG ATTGCATCATCAGAGAAAATACACCCAGTCATTTTGCGGTGAAAACAT AATGATGCCAATGGGTGGAATGATGCCACCTGGACCGGGAATACCACCTCTGATGCCTGGTATGCCACCAG GTATGCCCCCTCCTGTTCCACGTCCTGGAATTCCTCCAATGACTCAAGCACAGGCTGTTTCAGCTCCAGGTATTCTTAACAGACCACCTGCACCAACAGCAACAGTTCCGGCTCCGCAGCCTCCAGTTACTAAGCCTCTTTTCCCCAGTGCGGGACAG GCTCAGGCAGCTGTCCAGGGACCTGTTGGTACAGATTTCAAGCCCTTAAATAGTACCCCTGCAACAACTACAGAACCACCAAAGCCTACATTCCCTGCATATACACAGTCTACAGCTTCAACCACTAGTACAACAAATAGCACTGCAGCTAAGCCAGCAGCTTCCATAACAAGTAAGCCTGCTACACTTACCACAACCAGTGCAACCAGTAAGTTGATCCATCCAGATGAGGATATATCACTG GAAGAGAGAAGAGCACAGTTACCTAAATATCAACGTAATCTTCCTCGACCAGGACAGGCTCCCATGGGTAATCCACCTGTTGGACCAATTGGAGGTATGATGCCACCGCAGCCAGGCATCCCACAGCAACAAGGAATGAGACC CCCCCTTACCAAGGTGGGCCTCCTCGACCTCCGATGGGAATGA
- the ZNF207 gene encoding BUB3-interacting and GLEBS motif-containing protein ZNF207 isoform X11, with protein MGRKKKKQLKPWCWYCNRDFDDEKILIQHQKAKHFKCHICHKKLYTGPGLAIHCMQVHKETIDAVPNAIPGRTDIELEIYGMEGIPEKDMDERRRLLEQKTQAESQKKKQQDDSDEYDDDDSAASTSFQPQPVQPQQGYIPPMAQPGLPPVPGAPGMPPGIPPLMPGVPPLMPGMPPVMPGMPPGLHHQRKYTQSFCGENIMMPMGGMMPPGPGIPPLMPGMPPGMPPPVPRPGIPPMTQAQAVSAPGILNRPPAPTATVPAPQPPVTKPLFPSAGQAQAAVQGPVGTDFKPLNSTPATTTEPPKPTFPAYTQSTASTTSTTNSTAAKPAASITSKPATLTTTSATSKLIHPDEDISLEERRAQLPKYQRNLPRPGQAPMGNPPVGPIGGMMPPQPGIPQQQGMRPPMPPHGQYGGHHQGMPGYLPGAMPPYGQGPPMVPPYQGGPPRPPMGMRPPVMSQGGRY; from the exons ATGGGTCGCAAGAAGAAGAAGCAGTTGAAGCCGTGGTGCTG GTATTGTAATAGAGATTTTGATGATGAGAAGATCCTTATACAGCACCAAAAAGCAAAGCATTTTAAATGCCATATATGTCATAAGAAATTGTATACAGGACCTGGCTTAGCTATTCATTGCATGCAG gtGCATAAAGAGACAATAGATGCAGTACCAAATGCAATACCTGGGAGAACAGACATAGAGTTGGAAATATACGGTATGGAAGGTATTCCGGAAAAAGATATGGATGAAAGAAGACGACTTCTTGAACAAAAAACACAAG CAGAGAGtcaaaaaaagaagcagcaagATGATTCTGATGAGTATGATGATGATGACTCTGCGGCTTCGACTTCATTTCAACCACAGCCTGTTCAGCCTCAGCAAGGTTATATCCCCCCAATGGCACAACCAGGACTACCACCGGTTCCAGGAGCACCAGGAATGCCTCCAG GCATACCTCCATTAATGCCAGGTGTTCCTCCTCTGATGCCAGGAATGCCACCAGTTATGCCAGGAATGCCACCTGG ATTGCATCATCAGAGAAAATACACCCAGTCATTTTGCGGTGAAAACAT AATGATGCCAATGGGTGGAATGATGCCACCTGGACCGGGAATACCACCTCTGATGCCTGGTATGCCACCAG GTATGCCCCCTCCTGTTCCACGTCCTGGAATTCCTCCAATGACTCAAGCACAGGCTGTTTCAGCTCCAGGTATTCTTAACAGACCACCTGCACCAACAGCAACAGTTCCGGCTCCGCAGCCTCCAGTTACTAAGCCTCTTTTCCCCAGTGCGGGACAG GCTCAGGCAGCTGTCCAGGGACCTGTTGGTACAGATTTCAAGCCCTTAAATAGTACCCCTGCAACAACTACAGAACCACCAAAGCCTACATTCCCTGCATATACACAGTCTACAGCTTCAACCACTAGTACAACAAATAGCACTGCAGCTAAGCCAGCAGCTTCCATAACAAGTAAGCCTGCTACACTTACCACAACCAGTGCAACCAGTAAGTTGATCCATCCAGATGAGGATATATCACTG GAAGAGAGAAGAGCACAGTTACCTAAATATCAACGTAATCTTCCTCGACCAGGACAGGCTCCCATGGGTAATCCACCTGTTGGACCAATTGGAGGTATGATGCCACCGCAGCCAGGCATCCCACAGCAACAAGGAATGAGACCCCCAATGCCACCTCATG gTCAGTATGGTGGTCATCATCAAGGCATGCCAGGTTACCTTCCTGGTGCTATGCCACCATATGGGCAGGGACCGCCAATGGTGCCCCCTTACCAAGGTGGGCCTCCTCGACCTCCGATGGGAATGAGACCTCCTGTAATGTCGCAAGGTGGCCGTTACTGA
- the ZNF207 gene encoding BUB3-interacting and GLEBS motif-containing protein ZNF207 isoform X7, translated as MGRKKKKQLKPWCWYCNRDFDDEKILIQHQKAKHFKCHICHKKLYTGPGLAIHCMQVHKETIDAVPNAIPGRTDIELEIYGMEGIPEKDMDERRRLLEQKTQAESQKKKQQDDSDEYDDDDSAASTSFQPQPVQPQQGYIPPMAQPGLPPVPGAPGMPPGIPPLMPGVPPLMPGMPPVMPGMPPGMMPMGGMMPPGPGIPPLMPGMPPGMPPPVPRPGIPPMTQAQAVSAPGILNRPPAPTATVPAPQPPVTKPLFPSAGQMGTPVTSSSTASSNSESLSASSKALFPSTAQAQAAVQGPVGTDFKPLNSTPATTTEPPKPTFPAYTQSTASTTSTTNSTAAKPAASITSKPATLTTTSATSKLIHPDEDISLEERRAQLPKYQRNLPRPGQAPMGNPPVGPIGGMMPPQPGIPQQQGMRPPMPPHGQYGGHHQGMPGYLPGAMPPYGQGPPMVPPYQGGPPRPPMGMRPPVMSQGGRY; from the exons ATGGGTCGCAAGAAGAAGAAGCAGTTGAAGCCGTGGTGCTG GTATTGTAATAGAGATTTTGATGATGAGAAGATCCTTATACAGCACCAAAAAGCAAAGCATTTTAAATGCCATATATGTCATAAGAAATTGTATACAGGACCTGGCTTAGCTATTCATTGCATGCAG gtGCATAAAGAGACAATAGATGCAGTACCAAATGCAATACCTGGGAGAACAGACATAGAGTTGGAAATATACGGTATGGAAGGTATTCCGGAAAAAGATATGGATGAAAGAAGACGACTTCTTGAACAAAAAACACAAG CAGAGAGtcaaaaaaagaagcagcaagATGATTCTGATGAGTATGATGATGATGACTCTGCGGCTTCGACTTCATTTCAACCACAGCCTGTTCAGCCTCAGCAAGGTTATATCCCCCCAATGGCACAACCAGGACTACCACCGGTTCCAGGAGCACCAGGAATGCCTCCAG GCATACCTCCATTAATGCCAGGTGTTCCTCCTCTGATGCCAGGAATGCCACCAGTTATGCCAGGAATGCCACCTGG AATGATGCCAATGGGTGGAATGATGCCACCTGGACCGGGAATACCACCTCTGATGCCTGGTATGCCACCAG GTATGCCCCCTCCTGTTCCACGTCCTGGAATTCCTCCAATGACTCAAGCACAGGCTGTTTCAGCTCCAGGTATTCTTAACAGACCACCTGCACCAACAGCAACAGTTCCGGCTCCGCAGCCTCCAGTTACTAAGCCTCTTTTCCCCAGTGCGGGACAG ATGGGGACACCTGTAACAAGCTCAAGTACAGCTTCATCCAATTCAGAAAGTCTGTCTGCATCTTCTAAAGCTCTGTTTCCTAGCACAGCACAA GCTCAGGCAGCTGTCCAGGGACCTGTTGGTACAGATTTCAAGCCCTTAAATAGTACCCCTGCAACAACTACAGAACCACCAAAGCCTACATTCCCTGCATATACACAGTCTACAGCTTCAACCACTAGTACAACAAATAGCACTGCAGCTAAGCCAGCAGCTTCCATAACAAGTAAGCCTGCTACACTTACCACAACCAGTGCAACCAGTAAGTTGATCCATCCAGATGAGGATATATCACTG GAAGAGAGAAGAGCACAGTTACCTAAATATCAACGTAATCTTCCTCGACCAGGACAGGCTCCCATGGGTAATCCACCTGTTGGACCAATTGGAGGTATGATGCCACCGCAGCCAGGCATCCCACAGCAACAAGGAATGAGACCCCCAATGCCACCTCATG gTCAGTATGGTGGTCATCATCAAGGCATGCCAGGTTACCTTCCTGGTGCTATGCCACCATATGGGCAGGGACCGCCAATGGTGCCCCCTTACCAAGGTGGGCCTCCTCGACCTCCGATGGGAATGAGACCTCCTGTAATGTCGCAAGGTGGCCGTTACTGA
- the ZNF207 gene encoding BUB3-interacting and GLEBS motif-containing protein ZNF207 isoform X8, protein MGRKKKKQLKPWCWYCNRDFDDEKILIQHQKAKHFKCHICHKKLYTGPGLAIHCMQVHKETIDAVPNAIPGRTDIELEIYGMEGIPEKDMDERRRLLEQKTQESQKKKQQDDSDEYDDDDSAASTSFQPQPVQPQQGYIPPMAQPGLPPVPGAPGMPPGIPPLMPGVPPLMPGMPPVMPGMPPGMMPMGGMMPPGPGIPPLMPGMPPGMPPPVPRPGIPPMTQAQAVSAPGILNRPPAPTATVPAPQPPVTKPLFPSAGQMGTPVTSSSTASSNSESLSASSKALFPSTAQAQAAVQGPVGTDFKPLNSTPATTTEPPKPTFPAYTQSTASTTSTTNSTAAKPAASITSKPATLTTTSATSKLIHPDEDISLEERRAQLPKYQRNLPRPGQAPMGNPPVGPIGGMMPPQPGIPQQQGMRPPMPPHGQYGGHHQGMPGYLPGAMPPYGQGPPMVPPYQGGPPRPPMGMRPPVMSQGGRY, encoded by the exons ATGGGTCGCAAGAAGAAGAAGCAGTTGAAGCCGTGGTGCTG GTATTGTAATAGAGATTTTGATGATGAGAAGATCCTTATACAGCACCAAAAAGCAAAGCATTTTAAATGCCATATATGTCATAAGAAATTGTATACAGGACCTGGCTTAGCTATTCATTGCATGCAG gtGCATAAAGAGACAATAGATGCAGTACCAAATGCAATACCTGGGAGAACAGACATAGAGTTGGAAATATACGGTATGGAAGGTATTCCGGAAAAAGATATGGATGAAAGAAGACGACTTCTTGAACAAAAAACACAAG AGAGtcaaaaaaagaagcagcaagATGATTCTGATGAGTATGATGATGATGACTCTGCGGCTTCGACTTCATTTCAACCACAGCCTGTTCAGCCTCAGCAAGGTTATATCCCCCCAATGGCACAACCAGGACTACCACCGGTTCCAGGAGCACCAGGAATGCCTCCAG GCATACCTCCATTAATGCCAGGTGTTCCTCCTCTGATGCCAGGAATGCCACCAGTTATGCCAGGAATGCCACCTGG AATGATGCCAATGGGTGGAATGATGCCACCTGGACCGGGAATACCACCTCTGATGCCTGGTATGCCACCAG GTATGCCCCCTCCTGTTCCACGTCCTGGAATTCCTCCAATGACTCAAGCACAGGCTGTTTCAGCTCCAGGTATTCTTAACAGACCACCTGCACCAACAGCAACAGTTCCGGCTCCGCAGCCTCCAGTTACTAAGCCTCTTTTCCCCAGTGCGGGACAG ATGGGGACACCTGTAACAAGCTCAAGTACAGCTTCATCCAATTCAGAAAGTCTGTCTGCATCTTCTAAAGCTCTGTTTCCTAGCACAGCACAA GCTCAGGCAGCTGTCCAGGGACCTGTTGGTACAGATTTCAAGCCCTTAAATAGTACCCCTGCAACAACTACAGAACCACCAAAGCCTACATTCCCTGCATATACACAGTCTACAGCTTCAACCACTAGTACAACAAATAGCACTGCAGCTAAGCCAGCAGCTTCCATAACAAGTAAGCCTGCTACACTTACCACAACCAGTGCAACCAGTAAGTTGATCCATCCAGATGAGGATATATCACTG GAAGAGAGAAGAGCACAGTTACCTAAATATCAACGTAATCTTCCTCGACCAGGACAGGCTCCCATGGGTAATCCACCTGTTGGACCAATTGGAGGTATGATGCCACCGCAGCCAGGCATCCCACAGCAACAAGGAATGAGACCCCCAATGCCACCTCATG gTCAGTATGGTGGTCATCATCAAGGCATGCCAGGTTACCTTCCTGGTGCTATGCCACCATATGGGCAGGGACCGCCAATGGTGCCCCCTTACCAAGGTGGGCCTCCTCGACCTCCGATGGGAATGAGACCTCCTGTAATGTCGCAAGGTGGCCGTTACTGA
- the ZNF207 gene encoding BUB3-interacting and GLEBS motif-containing protein ZNF207 isoform X12, whose product MGRKKKKQLKPWCWYCNRDFDDEKILIQHQKAKHFKCHICHKKLYTGPGLAIHCMQVHKETIDAVPNAIPGRTDIELEIYGMEGIPEKDMDERRRLLEQKTQESQKKKQQDDSDEYDDDDSAASTSFQPQPVQPQQGYIPPMAQPGLPPVPGAPGMPPGIPPLMPGVPPLMPGMPPVMPGMPPGLHHQRKYTQSFCGENIMMPMGGMMPPGPGIPPLMPGMPPGMPPPVPRPGIPPMTQAQAVSAPGILNRPPAPTATVPAPQPPVTKPLFPSAGQAQAAVQGPVGTDFKPLNSTPATTTEPPKPTFPAYTQSTASTTSTTNSTAAKPAASITSKPATLTTTSATSKLIHPDEDISLEERRAQLPKYQRNLPRPGQAPMGNPPVGPIGGMMPPQPGIPQQQGMRPPMPPHGQYGGHHQGMPGYLPGAMPPYGQGPPMVPPYQGGPPRPPMGMRPPVMSQGGRY is encoded by the exons ATGGGTCGCAAGAAGAAGAAGCAGTTGAAGCCGTGGTGCTG GTATTGTAATAGAGATTTTGATGATGAGAAGATCCTTATACAGCACCAAAAAGCAAAGCATTTTAAATGCCATATATGTCATAAGAAATTGTATACAGGACCTGGCTTAGCTATTCATTGCATGCAG gtGCATAAAGAGACAATAGATGCAGTACCAAATGCAATACCTGGGAGAACAGACATAGAGTTGGAAATATACGGTATGGAAGGTATTCCGGAAAAAGATATGGATGAAAGAAGACGACTTCTTGAACAAAAAACACAAG AGAGtcaaaaaaagaagcagcaagATGATTCTGATGAGTATGATGATGATGACTCTGCGGCTTCGACTTCATTTCAACCACAGCCTGTTCAGCCTCAGCAAGGTTATATCCCCCCAATGGCACAACCAGGACTACCACCGGTTCCAGGAGCACCAGGAATGCCTCCAG GCATACCTCCATTAATGCCAGGTGTTCCTCCTCTGATGCCAGGAATGCCACCAGTTATGCCAGGAATGCCACCTGG ATTGCATCATCAGAGAAAATACACCCAGTCATTTTGCGGTGAAAACAT AATGATGCCAATGGGTGGAATGATGCCACCTGGACCGGGAATACCACCTCTGATGCCTGGTATGCCACCAG GTATGCCCCCTCCTGTTCCACGTCCTGGAATTCCTCCAATGACTCAAGCACAGGCTGTTTCAGCTCCAGGTATTCTTAACAGACCACCTGCACCAACAGCAACAGTTCCGGCTCCGCAGCCTCCAGTTACTAAGCCTCTTTTCCCCAGTGCGGGACAG GCTCAGGCAGCTGTCCAGGGACCTGTTGGTACAGATTTCAAGCCCTTAAATAGTACCCCTGCAACAACTACAGAACCACCAAAGCCTACATTCCCTGCATATACACAGTCTACAGCTTCAACCACTAGTACAACAAATAGCACTGCAGCTAAGCCAGCAGCTTCCATAACAAGTAAGCCTGCTACACTTACCACAACCAGTGCAACCAGTAAGTTGATCCATCCAGATGAGGATATATCACTG GAAGAGAGAAGAGCACAGTTACCTAAATATCAACGTAATCTTCCTCGACCAGGACAGGCTCCCATGGGTAATCCACCTGTTGGACCAATTGGAGGTATGATGCCACCGCAGCCAGGCATCCCACAGCAACAAGGAATGAGACCCCCAATGCCACCTCATG gTCAGTATGGTGGTCATCATCAAGGCATGCCAGGTTACCTTCCTGGTGCTATGCCACCATATGGGCAGGGACCGCCAATGGTGCCCCCTTACCAAGGTGGGCCTCCTCGACCTCCGATGGGAATGAGACCTCCTGTAATGTCGCAAGGTGGCCGTTACTGA
- the ZNF207 gene encoding BUB3-interacting and GLEBS motif-containing protein ZNF207 isoform X4, which produces MGRKKKKQLKPWCWYCNRDFDDEKILIQHQKAKHFKCHICHKKLYTGPGLAIHCMQVHKETIDAVPNAIPGRTDIELEIYGMEGIPEKDMDERRRLLEQKTQESQKKKQQDDSDEYDDDDSAASTSFQPQPVQPQQGYIPPMAQPGLPPVPGAPGMPPGIPPLMPGVPPLMPGMPPVMPGMPPGLHHQRKYTQSFCGENIMMPMGGMMPPGPGIPPLMPGMPPGMPPPVPRPGIPPMTQAQAVSAPGILNRPPAPTATVPAPQPPVTKPLFPSAGQMGTPVTSSSTASSNSESLSASSKALFPSTAQAQAAVQGPVGTDFKPLNSTPATTTEPPKPTFPAYTQSTASTTSTTNSTAAKPAASITSKPATLTTTSATSKLIHPDEDISLEERRAQLPKYQRNLPRPGQAPMGNPPVGPIGGMMPPQPGIPQQQGMRPPMPPHGQYGGHHQGMPGYLPGAMPPYGQGPPMVPPYQGGPPRPPMGMRPPVMSQGGRY; this is translated from the exons ATGGGTCGCAAGAAGAAGAAGCAGTTGAAGCCGTGGTGCTG GTATTGTAATAGAGATTTTGATGATGAGAAGATCCTTATACAGCACCAAAAAGCAAAGCATTTTAAATGCCATATATGTCATAAGAAATTGTATACAGGACCTGGCTTAGCTATTCATTGCATGCAG gtGCATAAAGAGACAATAGATGCAGTACCAAATGCAATACCTGGGAGAACAGACATAGAGTTGGAAATATACGGTATGGAAGGTATTCCGGAAAAAGATATGGATGAAAGAAGACGACTTCTTGAACAAAAAACACAAG AGAGtcaaaaaaagaagcagcaagATGATTCTGATGAGTATGATGATGATGACTCTGCGGCTTCGACTTCATTTCAACCACAGCCTGTTCAGCCTCAGCAAGGTTATATCCCCCCAATGGCACAACCAGGACTACCACCGGTTCCAGGAGCACCAGGAATGCCTCCAG GCATACCTCCATTAATGCCAGGTGTTCCTCCTCTGATGCCAGGAATGCCACCAGTTATGCCAGGAATGCCACCTGG ATTGCATCATCAGAGAAAATACACCCAGTCATTTTGCGGTGAAAACAT AATGATGCCAATGGGTGGAATGATGCCACCTGGACCGGGAATACCACCTCTGATGCCTGGTATGCCACCAG GTATGCCCCCTCCTGTTCCACGTCCTGGAATTCCTCCAATGACTCAAGCACAGGCTGTTTCAGCTCCAGGTATTCTTAACAGACCACCTGCACCAACAGCAACAGTTCCGGCTCCGCAGCCTCCAGTTACTAAGCCTCTTTTCCCCAGTGCGGGACAG ATGGGGACACCTGTAACAAGCTCAAGTACAGCTTCATCCAATTCAGAAAGTCTGTCTGCATCTTCTAAAGCTCTGTTTCCTAGCACAGCACAA GCTCAGGCAGCTGTCCAGGGACCTGTTGGTACAGATTTCAAGCCCTTAAATAGTACCCCTGCAACAACTACAGAACCACCAAAGCCTACATTCCCTGCATATACACAGTCTACAGCTTCAACCACTAGTACAACAAATAGCACTGCAGCTAAGCCAGCAGCTTCCATAACAAGTAAGCCTGCTACACTTACCACAACCAGTGCAACCAGTAAGTTGATCCATCCAGATGAGGATATATCACTG GAAGAGAGAAGAGCACAGTTACCTAAATATCAACGTAATCTTCCTCGACCAGGACAGGCTCCCATGGGTAATCCACCTGTTGGACCAATTGGAGGTATGATGCCACCGCAGCCAGGCATCCCACAGCAACAAGGAATGAGACCCCCAATGCCACCTCATG gTCAGTATGGTGGTCATCATCAAGGCATGCCAGGTTACCTTCCTGGTGCTATGCCACCATATGGGCAGGGACCGCCAATGGTGCCCCCTTACCAAGGTGGGCCTCCTCGACCTCCGATGGGAATGAGACCTCCTGTAATGTCGCAAGGTGGCCGTTACTGA
- the ZNF207 gene encoding BUB3-interacting and GLEBS motif-containing protein ZNF207 isoform X6 has translation MGRKKKKQLKPWCWYCNRDFDDEKILIQHQKAKHFKCHICHKKLYTGPGLAIHCMQVHKETIDAVPNAIPGRTDIELEIYGMEGIPEKDMDERRRLLEQKTQESQKKKQQDDSDEYDDDDSAASTSFQPQPVQPQQGYIPPMAQPGLPPVPGAPGMPPGIPPLMPGVPPLMPGMPPVMPGMPPGMMPMGGMMPPGPGIPPLMPGMPPGMKCMPPPVPRPGIPPMTQAQAVSAPGILNRPPAPTATVPAPQPPVTKPLFPSAGQMGTPVTSSSTASSNSESLSASSKALFPSTAQAQAAVQGPVGTDFKPLNSTPATTTEPPKPTFPAYTQSTASTTSTTNSTAAKPAASITSKPATLTTTSATSKLIHPDEDISLEERRAQLPKYQRNLPRPGQAPMGNPPVGPIGGMMPPQPGIPQQQGMRPPMPPHGQYGGHHQGMPGYLPGAMPPYGQGPPMVPPYQGGPPRPPMGMRPPVMSQGGRY, from the exons ATGGGTCGCAAGAAGAAGAAGCAGTTGAAGCCGTGGTGCTG GTATTGTAATAGAGATTTTGATGATGAGAAGATCCTTATACAGCACCAAAAAGCAAAGCATTTTAAATGCCATATATGTCATAAGAAATTGTATACAGGACCTGGCTTAGCTATTCATTGCATGCAG gtGCATAAAGAGACAATAGATGCAGTACCAAATGCAATACCTGGGAGAACAGACATAGAGTTGGAAATATACGGTATGGAAGGTATTCCGGAAAAAGATATGGATGAAAGAAGACGACTTCTTGAACAAAAAACACAAG AGAGtcaaaaaaagaagcagcaagATGATTCTGATGAGTATGATGATGATGACTCTGCGGCTTCGACTTCATTTCAACCACAGCCTGTTCAGCCTCAGCAAGGTTATATCCCCCCAATGGCACAACCAGGACTACCACCGGTTCCAGGAGCACCAGGAATGCCTCCAG GCATACCTCCATTAATGCCAGGTGTTCCTCCTCTGATGCCAGGAATGCCACCAGTTATGCCAGGAATGCCACCTGG AATGATGCCAATGGGTGGAATGATGCCACCTGGACCGGGAATACCACCTCTGATGCCTGGTATGCCACCAGGTATGAAAT GTATGCCCCCTCCTGTTCCACGTCCTGGAATTCCTCCAATGACTCAAGCACAGGCTGTTTCAGCTCCAGGTATTCTTAACAGACCACCTGCACCAACAGCAACAGTTCCGGCTCCGCAGCCTCCAGTTACTAAGCCTCTTTTCCCCAGTGCGGGACAG ATGGGGACACCTGTAACAAGCTCAAGTACAGCTTCATCCAATTCAGAAAGTCTGTCTGCATCTTCTAAAGCTCTGTTTCCTAGCACAGCACAA GCTCAGGCAGCTGTCCAGGGACCTGTTGGTACAGATTTCAAGCCCTTAAATAGTACCCCTGCAACAACTACAGAACCACCAAAGCCTACATTCCCTGCATATACACAGTCTACAGCTTCAACCACTAGTACAACAAATAGCACTGCAGCTAAGCCAGCAGCTTCCATAACAAGTAAGCCTGCTACACTTACCACAACCAGTGCAACCAGTAAGTTGATCCATCCAGATGAGGATATATCACTG GAAGAGAGAAGAGCACAGTTACCTAAATATCAACGTAATCTTCCTCGACCAGGACAGGCTCCCATGGGTAATCCACCTGTTGGACCAATTGGAGGTATGATGCCACCGCAGCCAGGCATCCCACAGCAACAAGGAATGAGACCCCCAATGCCACCTCATG gTCAGTATGGTGGTCATCATCAAGGCATGCCAGGTTACCTTCCTGGTGCTATGCCACCATATGGGCAGGGACCGCCAATGGTGCCCCCTTACCAAGGTGGGCCTCCTCGACCTCCGATGGGAATGAGACCTCCTGTAATGTCGCAAGGTGGCCGTTACTGA